Below is a window of Gemmatimonadales bacterium DNA.
GGCGAACAGCACCGCCTGCCGCGGCCGGGTGCGTTCGGGCTCCAGGATGAAATCCTGGATCACCACGCGTCCGCCGGGGGCCAGGGCCTTCGCCGCGCGCGCGAGAAGATCGCGGTTGCCGTCCGGCCCGAGCATATGGCAGATGGCCGAGAGGAAGACCAGGTCGAAGTCACTCCCGAAGTCGTCCCGGCGCAGGTCGCCGGCGCGAGTGGTGACCCGCCGCGAGAGGCCGGCCCCCGCGACGTGGCTCGCCGCGATCGGGACGACGGTCGGCAGGTCGAGCACCACCGAGGTGAGCGCCGGATTCGCCTGCGCGAACGCGATCGAGTAGGCACCGGAGCCCCCGCCCACGTCGAGCATCCGCTTCACGGGGCCGGCGCCGACCGCTTCCACGACGGTGGGCGCGCGCGCCGCGGCGTTGCGGTGCATCGCCGCGATGAACGGCACCGTCCAGTCGTCCCCCCGCTCGCGCATCTCGGCACGGAGCGACACGTGGCCTTCGCGCACCGCGTCGGTTAGGGAGGACCACGTGGTCCACAGGCTGAGGTTGTGCTTGAGCGCATCGCGGGCGTCGTCGGGCGCGCCGGCCACGAGGAACCGCGCGGCGACCGGGGCGTTGGCGTAGCGGTCGCCCCCGAGCTGGAGCACGTCGAGTGCGACCAGCGCGTTGAGCAGCAGCTCCGTCGCCCGTCGATCGGTCCCGCACCGCTTCGCCACTTCGGCGCCCGTGGCGCCACGGCCCACCGCCGTGAACGCGTCCAGCTCGATCGCCGTCAGCAGGATCCGGCTCTCCTGGAACCCGCGGATCATCGTCGCCAGGTCGTCGGGCAGCATGCCCGCCGCCTCGCGGGCCTGCACCGACGCCAGGTACCTGCCGCGGTTCGTCTGGATCTCGGCCCTGACCGCCGCCTCGTCACGGTTGGCGAGCCGCGCCACCGGGTGCC
It encodes the following:
- a CDS encoding methyltransferase; its protein translation is LACDQKKPDGLPCCSARGSAAVLEALRREIGARGLADTVQLTTTSSVGLCERGPNLVVYPDGTWYSGVTPEDVPEIVREHFVGGHPVARLANRDEAAVRAEIQTNRGRYLASVQAREAAGMLPDDLATMIRGFQESRILLTAIELDAFTAVGRGATGAEVAKRCGTDRRATELLLNALVALDVLQLGGDRYANAPVAARFLVAGAPDDARDALKHNLSLWTTWSSLTDAVREGHVSLRAEMRERGDDWTVPFIAAMHRNAAARAPTVVEAVGAGPVKRMLDVGGGSGAYSIAFAQANPALTSVVLDLPTVVPIAASHVAGAGLSRRVTTRAGDLRRDDFGSDFDLVFLSAICHMLGPDGNRDLLARAAKALAPGGRVVIQDFILEPERTRPRQAVLFAINMLVGTEAGSTYTEAEYAAWLAAAGFGGVRRIRLQGPADLMVGVRG